A single genomic interval of Stieleria maiorica harbors:
- a CDS encoding IS4 family transposase produces the protein MPAKQTKPKIVPKRGKPVVTPGTPDDLSVDQAQQEATTDASDRKFKSKDIQGLKYLDMIAPLLERLHDDQCERDKAGNRDLHYDQLCMLVLLYLFNPAITALRSIPQATELAKVKKRLGCGRTSLGSLSEASRVFDADRLKEVIAELGQHAQSVHGQKSLHGINQTITLVDGSLVSCLPRLIDASIFKGQSNSHLVKWRLHTHFEVDRYVPTRIDVTPDAGGQHDERSVLEQTIQRDRLYVMDRGYAKFSLFNKIVQAKSSYVCRVRDNSVYDVLEQRVLSEKAVAAGVLSDEIVDLGRHQGGNRERPGHPVRLICVRCSAHTSRGKYHGTSTGPSSDGILRIVTNMLDVPAEIIALIYSQRWIIEIFFRFFKQLMGCSHLIFHSQNGIEIQCYCALIACLLINIWTGRKPTKRTFEMISYYFMGLASEEELIAHLEKLKRHYDATATNQ, from the coding sequence ATGCCCGCCAAGCAAACCAAGCCCAAAATAGTTCCAAAACGTGGGAAACCAGTTGTCACTCCTGGTACTCCAGATGATCTGTCGGTCGATCAGGCACAGCAAGAGGCGACCACCGATGCCTCAGATCGAAAATTCAAGAGCAAAGACATTCAAGGTCTGAAGTATCTCGATATGATCGCTCCTCTGCTGGAGCGACTTCATGACGACCAATGCGAACGCGACAAAGCTGGCAATCGAGACCTGCACTACGACCAACTCTGCATGCTGGTACTGCTATATCTATTTAATCCGGCGATTACCGCGTTGCGGTCAATTCCTCAAGCCACGGAACTTGCGAAAGTCAAGAAACGACTCGGTTGCGGACGAACATCCCTTGGCTCACTGAGCGAAGCTTCGCGCGTGTTCGACGCCGACCGTCTCAAAGAAGTCATTGCCGAGCTCGGCCAGCACGCACAGTCGGTACATGGCCAAAAGAGCCTGCACGGCATCAACCAGACGATCACCCTTGTCGATGGCTCATTGGTCTCTTGCCTGCCTCGCTTGATCGATGCATCGATCTTCAAAGGGCAAAGCAACAGTCACTTGGTCAAGTGGCGATTGCATACGCACTTCGAGGTGGATCGGTACGTCCCGACGCGAATCGACGTGACGCCCGACGCAGGTGGCCAGCACGACGAACGATCGGTGCTCGAGCAGACGATCCAGCGAGATCGTTTGTATGTCATGGATCGCGGTTATGCAAAGTTCTCGCTGTTCAACAAGATCGTCCAAGCCAAAAGCAGCTATGTGTGCCGCGTTCGAGACAACAGTGTTTACGATGTCCTGGAGCAGCGAGTGCTTTCCGAAAAAGCCGTCGCCGCAGGAGTCTTAAGCGATGAGATTGTAGATCTTGGCAGACACCAGGGCGGAAACCGAGAACGGCCAGGGCATCCTGTTCGGTTGATCTGCGTTCGTTGTAGCGCCCATACCAGCCGTGGAAAGTACCACGGGACTTCGACGGGACCGAGCAGCGATGGCATCTTACGAATCGTGACGAACATGCTGGATGTTCCCGCCGAAATCATCGCATTGATCTATTCTCAACGCTGGATCATCGAGATCTTTTTTCGATTCTTCAAGCAGTTGATGGGCTGTAGCCACTTGATATTCCACAGCCAGAATGGAATTGAGATTCAGTGCTATTGTGCATTGATCGCCTGCCTGCTGATCAACATCTGGACGGGGCGCAAGCCAACCAAGCGTACGTTTGAGATGATCAGCTACTACTTCATGGGTCTGGCGAGCGAAGAGGAATTGATCGCTCATTTAGAGAAACTCAAGCGGCACTACGACGCGACTGCAACCAACCAATAA
- a CDS encoding DUF3592 domain-containing protein — MQYQFSVGGLEYKGDRYRLWPIRFRTEEDARAAISNLHAGQETRVFYDASSIDKNVLIPGADRYTLMAFIVGWVVIIASLWFALNRWRHFTNLEPSPLYRAFPKVQAVVCSVVGFSLLAFNFNQKVLNSPSARRLADANRQAAESSETHLLATNAIQAVLDELHAFQEANENPDRLFDEVMRKIWRENHPKTEPPWKVKFGNADNWWYSREDWDVDEVKARLLKAVSDSNQDFSK; from the coding sequence GTGCAGTATCAATTTTCCGTCGGCGGTTTGGAGTACAAAGGTGATCGTTATCGCCTCTGGCCAATCCGATTCCGTACCGAAGAGGATGCTCGCGCGGCGATCAGCAACCTTCATGCTGGACAGGAGACAAGGGTATTCTACGATGCGTCATCCATCGACAAAAACGTCTTGATTCCCGGAGCGGATCGATACACGTTGATGGCCTTCATCGTCGGATGGGTGGTCATCATCGCCAGCCTTTGGTTCGCCCTGAACCGCTGGAGACACTTCACCAATTTGGAACCATCCCCGCTTTATCGCGCATTTCCAAAGGTCCAGGCGGTGGTCTGTTCAGTGGTGGGTTTCTCCCTATTGGCATTCAACTTCAACCAAAAGGTTCTCAACTCGCCTAGTGCTCGCCGCCTGGCGGATGCCAACAGGCAAGCCGCAGAGTCAAGCGAAACGCACCTTCTTGCGACAAACGCGATTCAAGCAGTGCTTGACGAGCTGCATGCATTCCAGGAAGCGAATGAAAATCCGGACCGGCTATTTGATGAGGTCATGCGCAAAATTTGGAGAGAGAATCATCCTAAAACGGAGCCGCCCTGGAAGGTGAAATTCGGAAATGCAGATAACTGGTGGTACTCCAGGGAAGATTGGGATGTCGACGAGGTCAAGGCGAGATTGTTAAAAGCGGTATCCGACTCGAATCAGGATTTTTCCAAGTGA
- the tnpC gene encoding IS66 family transposase produces MAASENNDDLQSALRLNAELIETVERLQKANEQLREELNLYRSKLFGRSSERHVEDDSQLHLFDLGVQQAENDDVEDGEAIRPRRRRRKKKSEKLPDHLKRKVIEADVPAEQRSCLCCGEEMPIVGTDISNRLDFIPAEFFVWEIHRHKRACCKCKESIAQVPAGEEPCGLTTPIPGSDYGFGVYTQLIVNKFADHLPLYRGEDIFARAGMLIPRNTQFGMLANIAALADVLVELMKSRIVSGDVLGVDDTSVRLQDISLPGKMRTARFWLYRGGEDHPYNVFDFTESRGRDGPAKFLRDFHGHAVVDAYGVNDGVYLGAQDQIFAACCNAHARRKFVEARPNDPVAAARALAFYRGLYKVEDRVREASAADRLELRQNESVPIMNDLHDWLLQMNGDRRVLPKSSIGKAVRYALNQWDELSVFLGDGAIPIDNNATENELRRLTIGRKNWLFVGSNRGGRVAATMYSLVSSAARHHLDVWDYVDDCLRQLASGSTDYERLLPDVWRKEHPESIRPYRDAEQKTRRLTTQQRRVRRREARVA; encoded by the coding sequence ATGGCTGCTTCGGAAAACAATGACGACCTGCAGAGCGCATTGAGGCTCAACGCTGAGCTGATCGAAACGGTTGAGCGACTGCAGAAAGCCAACGAACAACTCCGCGAAGAACTGAACCTCTATCGCAGCAAGTTGTTCGGCAGATCTTCTGAGCGGCACGTCGAAGATGACTCGCAGTTGCATCTGTTCGACTTAGGTGTTCAGCAAGCCGAGAATGACGATGTCGAAGACGGTGAAGCAATCCGGCCACGTCGGCGTCGTCGCAAGAAGAAGTCCGAGAAGCTACCGGATCATCTCAAACGCAAAGTCATCGAGGCGGACGTTCCGGCCGAACAGCGAAGCTGTCTGTGCTGTGGTGAAGAGATGCCGATTGTGGGCACCGACATCAGCAATCGATTGGATTTCATCCCGGCAGAGTTTTTCGTCTGGGAGATCCATCGCCACAAACGAGCCTGCTGCAAGTGCAAAGAATCGATCGCTCAGGTGCCCGCCGGTGAGGAACCCTGCGGACTGACAACGCCGATCCCCGGCAGCGATTATGGCTTCGGTGTTTACACGCAACTGATCGTCAACAAGTTCGCCGATCATCTTCCGCTCTATCGCGGAGAAGACATCTTCGCCCGCGCCGGGATGCTGATCCCTCGCAACACACAGTTTGGGATGCTGGCGAACATCGCGGCATTGGCCGATGTGTTGGTGGAACTGATGAAGTCGCGAATCGTTTCAGGCGATGTGCTGGGTGTCGATGATACGTCGGTTCGCCTGCAGGACATCAGCTTGCCGGGCAAGATGCGGACTGCACGATTCTGGCTGTATCGAGGCGGGGAGGATCATCCGTATAACGTGTTCGACTTCACGGAAAGCCGGGGACGCGACGGCCCGGCAAAATTCCTTCGTGATTTTCACGGCCACGCGGTGGTCGATGCTTATGGAGTCAACGACGGAGTCTATCTTGGAGCACAGGATCAGATCTTTGCCGCGTGCTGCAATGCGCACGCACGTCGAAAGTTCGTCGAAGCCAGACCGAACGACCCGGTCGCCGCTGCGCGGGCACTGGCGTTTTACCGTGGCCTGTACAAGGTTGAAGATCGCGTGCGAGAAGCTTCGGCGGCCGACCGACTGGAACTGCGTCAGAACGAGTCGGTGCCGATCATGAACGACCTTCATGACTGGTTGCTGCAGATGAACGGTGATCGACGAGTGCTTCCGAAGAGCTCGATCGGCAAGGCGGTGCGTTATGCGTTGAATCAGTGGGATGAGTTGTCGGTGTTCCTTGGCGACGGCGCGATCCCGATTGACAACAATGCGACGGAAAACGAACTTCGCCGCTTGACGATCGGTCGAAAGAACTGGTTGTTCGTCGGATCAAACCGAGGAGGCCGAGTGGCGGCGACGATGTATAGTCTTGTGTCTTCGGCGGCACGGCATCACTTGGATGTTTGGGACTACGTGGACGATTGTCTTCGTCAGTTGGCAAGTGGCAGCACAGATTACGAACGCCTGCTTCCCGACGTGTGGCGCAAGGAACACCCGGAGTCGATCCGTCCCTACCGCGACGCCGAGCAGAAGACGCGACGCCTGACCACACAGCAACGTCGAGTGCGTCGCCGTGAGGCGAGGGTGGCGTGA
- the tnpB gene encoding IS66 family insertion sequence element accessory protein TnpB (TnpB, as the term is used for proteins encoded by IS66 family insertion elements, is considered an accessory protein, since TnpC, encoded by a neighboring gene, is a DDE family transposase.) — MIALAPTTRIFVYTEATDMRKSFNGLSGLVKEHFQVDLFSGHLFVFFNRRRDYVKILMWDCDGLALWSKRLESGSFEKIVSKEHGSFEIDSAGLVMMLRGVQIVGSQRRKRYSIDRPEAA; from the coding sequence GTGATCGCACTTGCGCCCACTACGCGGATCTTTGTCTACACCGAGGCGACCGATATGAGGAAGAGTTTCAATGGCTTGTCCGGACTCGTCAAAGAACATTTCCAGGTCGACTTGTTCTCCGGGCATCTGTTCGTCTTTTTCAACCGTCGGCGCGACTATGTCAAGATTTTGATGTGGGACTGCGACGGCCTGGCTCTCTGGTCCAAGCGACTCGAAAGTGGAAGCTTCGAAAAGATTGTCTCCAAAGAGCATGGCAGCTTCGAGATCGACTCGGCCGGCCTGGTCATGATGCTCCGCGGTGTGCAGATCGTAGGATCACAACGGCGCAAACGCTACTCGATCGACCGCCCTGAAGCGGCGTGA
- the tnpA gene encoding IS66 family insertion sequence element accessory protein TnpA, which yields MPQFPNPQLAQQWRDRIERFAQSGLTVTDFCDREGYSVASFYQWRRKLRSCVPDRPTGPRDRAASFVAVELLPAAMEAAQPTGLKIELPGGAVARLDRNATDEQQRRLIKNIVEALSEVAS from the coding sequence ATGCCGCAGTTCCCCAACCCTCAACTCGCACAGCAGTGGCGTGACCGCATCGAACGGTTCGCCCAATCCGGCCTGACCGTCACTGATTTCTGTGATCGCGAAGGCTATTCGGTCGCCTCCTTCTATCAGTGGCGACGGAAGTTGCGATCCTGCGTTCCCGATCGTCCAACAGGCCCCCGCGATCGAGCGGCCTCGTTCGTCGCGGTTGAGCTTCTGCCCGCCGCGATGGAAGCGGCTCAACCGACCGGCCTGAAGATTGAATTGCCTGGCGGGGCTGTTGCTCGACTCGACCGGAACGCCACCGACGAGCAGCAACGCAGGCTGATCAAGAACATCGTCGAGGCACTCAGCGAGGTGGCATCGTGA
- the tnpB gene encoding IS66 family insertion sequence element accessory protein TnpB (TnpB, as the term is used for proteins encoded by IS66 family insertion elements, is considered an accessory protein, since TnpC, encoded by a neighboring gene, is a DDE family transposase.): MIGLPASTPIYLCTEPVDFRKGFDGLTGIVTNSLGKSVTDGSLFLFANRKRDRIKALWWETGGLTLWYRWLEQGTVELPKPQADVTHVRIGMTGLGPRRQVRKLRCGRRLVPHAQTEHPGVVQAEVVA; this comes from the coding sequence GTGATTGGACTGCCCGCATCCACGCCAATCTACCTGTGCACCGAGCCGGTCGATTTCCGAAAAGGGTTCGATGGACTGACCGGCATCGTCACCAACTCGCTGGGCAAGAGCGTCACCGACGGATCGCTATTCCTATTCGCCAACCGAAAGCGTGACCGCATCAAAGCCCTGTGGTGGGAAACCGGCGGCCTGACGCTGTGGTACCGCTGGCTCGAACAGGGAACCGTTGAATTGCCAAAGCCGCAAGCCGACGTGACACACGTTAGGATTGGCATGACAGGCCTCGGACCGCGTCGTCAGGTTCGCAAATTGAGATGCGGCAGACGCCTAGTACCCCATGCCCAGACGGAACATCCAGGTGTCGTCCAGGCTGAGGTTGTCGCCTGA
- a CDS encoding PTS sugar transporter subunit IIA: protein MEEFDLAQLAQYLHITPAKVEKMAIRGRLPGRKVAGQWRFNEAEIHHWLEDQIGASDDSVELERVQRVVDRMTDETNDRELHELCTVDTIEIPLRARTRGSVIRSMCDLVAASGLMWDAPAMAEAVKSREQMHPTALDCGVALLHPRRPQTSILADTVVGLAISQAPLPFSDSGHMTDVFFLICSYDDSAHLRTLAKISRLIAMESFLDRLRACENPGEAWHCLQEADVLLSA from the coding sequence ATGGAAGAGTTTGATTTAGCCCAATTGGCCCAGTACTTACACATTACACCTGCAAAGGTGGAGAAGATGGCGATCCGCGGTCGCTTGCCGGGGCGAAAAGTGGCTGGACAGTGGCGCTTCAATGAAGCGGAGATTCACCACTGGCTGGAAGACCAAATCGGGGCCAGCGATGACAGTGTCGAATTGGAACGCGTCCAACGTGTCGTCGATCGCATGACCGATGAAACGAACGATCGTGAGCTCCACGAGTTGTGCACGGTCGACACGATCGAGATCCCCTTGCGGGCCCGGACGCGGGGCTCGGTGATTCGGTCGATGTGTGATTTGGTCGCCGCGTCGGGGTTGATGTGGGATGCGCCGGCGATGGCGGAAGCGGTCAAGAGCCGTGAACAAATGCATCCTACGGCGTTGGACTGCGGTGTCGCCCTGCTGCACCCCCGGCGCCCCCAAACCTCGATTCTGGCCGATACCGTCGTCGGTCTGGCGATCAGCCAAGCTCCCCTGCCCTTTTCCGATTCCGGTCACATGACCGACGTCTTTTTCCTGATCTGCTCTTACGACGATTCGGCGCACCTTCGTACCCTGGCAAAGATTAGCCGACTGATCGCGATGGAATCGTTTCTGGACCGGTTGCGGGCTTGTGAAAACCCGGGCGAAGCATGGCACTGTCTTCAAGAGGCGGATGTTTTGTTGTCGGCATAA